GTCGAGGCCGAGGAGCCTGCGCAGGGCGAGGTCGAGGCGGGAGGCGCCGCGGGCGCGGCGGGCCTGGAACTTCTCGCGGATCTCGGCGACGGAGGGGACGACCTGGGGTCCGACGCCGTCCATGACGTAGTCGGCGTGGCCTTCGAGGAGCGACATGACGGCGGTGAGGCGGCCGAGGATCTCGCGCTGTTCGGGGGTCTGGACGAGTTCGACGAGGGAGGGGGAGGGTTCGCCCTCCTCACCCTCGGGGCGGCCGCCGGCGAGGGTCTGGGCGGCTTCGCGGAGGCGTTCGACGACGGTGCCGGGGTCGACGTCGGTGGCGGCGAGGAATGACTGGATCTCGCCCTGGAGGTGGTCGCGGAGCCAGGGGACGGCGGTGAACTGGGTGCGGTGGGTCTCCTCGTGGAGGCAGACCCAGAGCCGGAAGTCGTGCGGGGAGACGTCGAGTTCGCGTTCGACGTGGACGACGTTCGGGGCGACGAGGAGGAGGCGTCCGCCGCCGTTGGCGCCGGCGGGGAGGTCGCGGGTGGCGGGGGCGAAGGTCTCGTACTGGCCGAGGATGCGGGAGGCCAGGAA
This is a stretch of genomic DNA from Streptomyces sp. R44. It encodes these proteins:
- a CDS encoding zinc-dependent metalloprotease, which translates into the protein MTSIGGAGTSGMVDWNLAVATATRLVRPGPEVSRDEAREVVAELRRHAKASEEHVRAYTRMIPEGAEPHDTPVLVVDRVGWIKANVAGFRELLTPLLGKMQERRSGNAGSALLGAVGGKVTGVELGMLLSFLASRILGQYETFAPATRDLPAGANGGGRLLLVAPNVVHVERELDVSPHDFRLWVCLHEETHRTQFTAVPWLRDHLQGEIQSFLAATDVDPGTVVERLREAAQTLAGGRPEGEEGEPSPSLVELVQTPEQREILGRLTAVMSLLEGHADYVMDGVGPQVVPSVAEIREKFQARRARGASRLDLALRRLLGLDAKLRQYRDGERFVRAVVDQVGMDGFNRVWTSPNTLPTKTEIAAPADWIARVHRKADS